Proteins from a single region of Streptomyces sp. Tu 3180:
- a CDS encoding YiaA/YiaB family inner membrane protein yields the protein MSDTPVKQQSTAAFYGQAVASFAVALGATAIGIFNLRADAWVRAFLAVAVLYLVTSAFTLAKVVRDRQEAGQIVNRVDQARLEKLLAEHDPLQKL from the coding sequence ATGAGTGACACACCGGTCAAGCAGCAGAGCACGGCCGCCTTCTACGGCCAGGCCGTCGCGTCCTTCGCGGTCGCCCTCGGCGCCACCGCGATCGGTATCTTCAACCTCCGGGCCGACGCCTGGGTCCGCGCCTTCCTGGCCGTCGCGGTCCTCTACCTCGTCACCTCCGCCTTCACCCTGGCCAAGGTCGTCCGCGACCGCCAGGAGGCCGGCCAGATCGTCAACCGGGTCGACCAGGCCCGCCTGGAGAAGCTGCTCGCCGAGCACGACCCGCTGCAGAAACTGTGA